Proteins co-encoded in one Opitutus terrae PB90-1 genomic window:
- a CDS encoding TPM domain-containing protein: MFIGVHPWLFGRVRWLLPLLALAIGVRAAETIPPAPQNHFNDYAGVVAPAAAQQLNAELTQFERETSNQILVAVYPKMQSDSSIEDYTVRVAQAWRAGQAQRDNGAVLFVFTQDRALYIQVGYGLEGALPDALCKRIIEDEITPQFRAGDYTAGLAAGARAMIAAAKGEYAGTGRTVRESGENRRRSPGAGRWMILFVLVMLVFSFRAARRGTIYGRRGRRSIWLGRPGGFGGGWGGGGGGRWGGGGGTFSGGGGSFGGGGAGGRW; encoded by the coding sequence GTGTTCATCGGGGTTCATCCGTGGTTGTTTGGCCGGGTCCGCTGGCTGCTTCCGTTGCTGGCGCTGGCGATCGGCGTGCGGGCGGCGGAGACGATCCCGCCGGCGCCGCAGAACCACTTCAACGATTACGCCGGCGTAGTCGCACCGGCAGCGGCGCAGCAGCTGAACGCGGAGCTGACGCAGTTCGAGCGCGAGACCTCGAACCAGATCCTCGTGGCGGTTTATCCGAAGATGCAGAGCGATTCGTCGATCGAGGACTACACGGTCCGCGTCGCGCAGGCGTGGCGGGCCGGACAGGCGCAGCGTGACAACGGGGCGGTGTTGTTCGTGTTCACGCAGGATCGCGCACTCTACATTCAGGTGGGCTACGGGCTGGAAGGCGCGCTGCCGGATGCGTTGTGCAAGCGGATCATCGAGGACGAGATCACTCCGCAGTTTCGCGCGGGCGATTACACGGCCGGACTCGCCGCCGGGGCGCGCGCGATGATCGCGGCGGCGAAAGGCGAATATGCGGGGACAGGCCGGACGGTGCGCGAAAGCGGCGAGAATCGGAGGCGCAGCCCGGGCGCAGGTCGGTGGATGATCTTGTTCGTGCTGGTGATGCTGGTGTTCTCTTTTCGGGCAGCGCGGCGGGGCACGATCTACGGCCGGCGCGGTCGGCGTTCGATCTGGCTCGGGCGGCCGGGCGGATTTGGGGGCGGCTGGGGCGGAGGCGGGGGCGGACGTTGGGGCGGTGGCGGCGGGACATTCTCCGGCGGCGGTGGAAGCTTTGGCGGGGGCGGCGCGGGAGGACGGTGGTGA
- a CDS encoding LemA family protein, whose protein sequence is MSFGKIALIGLGIVVALAIVIGLTLSGIFNRLVTLQQATDAAWAQVQNVYQRRADLVPNLVNTVQGAANFERTTLNEVTNARASVGRVQLPAGTAPTDPQQLAQFEQAQGQLGTALSRLLVVAERYPELRATTAFRDLQAQLEGTENRIAVERGRFNEAVQTYNTAIKRFPAVLFAGMFGHTPRPYFTATPGAEAAPKVEFDFESKAEPKKS, encoded by the coding sequence ATGAGCTTCGGAAAAATCGCGCTGATCGGGCTCGGGATCGTTGTGGCGCTGGCGATCGTGATCGGGCTCACGTTGAGCGGGATCTTCAACCGGCTGGTGACGCTGCAGCAGGCAACCGACGCCGCCTGGGCGCAGGTGCAGAATGTCTATCAGCGGCGCGCGGATCTCGTGCCGAATCTGGTCAACACCGTGCAGGGTGCGGCGAACTTCGAGCGCACCACGTTGAACGAGGTGACGAACGCGCGCGCGTCCGTCGGTCGCGTGCAGTTGCCGGCAGGCACGGCGCCGACGGATCCGCAACAGCTGGCGCAGTTCGAGCAGGCGCAGGGGCAGCTCGGCACGGCGCTGTCGCGGCTGCTCGTGGTGGCGGAACGGTACCCGGAGCTGCGGGCCACGACGGCGTTTCGCGATCTGCAAGCGCAGCTCGAGGGCACCGAGAACCGGATTGCGGTGGAGCGCGGCCGGTTCAACGAAGCGGTGCAGACCTACAACACCGCGATCAAACGATTTCCGGCAGTGCTGTTCGCGGGAATGTTCGGGCACACGCCGCGACCGTATTTCACGGCGACGCCGGGCGCGGAGGCGGCGCCGAAGGTCGAGTTCGACTTCGAATCGAAGGCGGAGCCAAAGAAATCGTGA
- a CDS encoding TPM domain-containing protein yields the protein MSVFSSSPKIDHATVVAAIAAAEQRTSGEIRVVVAKDKVADPVVAAKAHFERLGMTATIERNGVLIYLAPASRAFAVIGDTAIHEKCGESFWKLTAAAMELRFKQGEFTDGLVLGIEKAAAVLAENFPRQPDDRDELPNTVEEA from the coding sequence ATGAGTGTGTTTTCCAGCAGTCCGAAGATCGATCACGCGACGGTGGTGGCGGCGATCGCCGCGGCGGAGCAGCGCACCTCCGGCGAGATTCGGGTCGTGGTGGCGAAGGATAAAGTCGCCGATCCGGTGGTGGCGGCGAAGGCGCACTTCGAGCGACTCGGCATGACCGCCACAATCGAAAGAAATGGCGTCTTGATCTATCTCGCGCCGGCTTCGCGGGCGTTTGCGGTGATTGGCGACACGGCGATTCACGAGAAATGCGGCGAGTCTTTCTGGAAGCTTACGGCGGCCGCGATGGAGCTGAGGTTCAAGCAGGGTGAATTCACCGATGGGCTGGTGCTTGGCATCGAGAAAGCGGCGGCGGTGCTCGCGGAGAACTTTCCGCGCCAGCCTGATGATCGCGACGAACTGCCAAATACGGTGGAAGAGGCGTGA